GATCTCTTTTAGCTTGTATACCGACCGGGCCGGGTATCCCTCTTCTTTGGCTTTGACCCGGAAAAGATCTTTTTTGCTTGGATGGGCCATACCAAATCATTCCAAAAAAATAAAAACATAATAATCACAACTTGTTCTGTTTTGCAACGACAAAAAAAGGAGGGAGGTTGGAAACAAATCCGTGGGGGCTTAGGAGGAATTCTTTTTTTGCCAGTATTCCCTGAATTCATGGGCATATTTTTGGACCCAGTCCCAGACCGCCTGATCGCCCAGATCATATCCGGCCTTTTCCGATTCTATCCATTTGTGTTTTAAAATTTCTTCTAACTCTTTATGCAAGATTTCAGCGTCGCTCATTTTTTTTTCGTCATCCCCCATGCTGTTCATAGATTATATCAGGTTATTTTCCAAAAAGCTAAAATGACCTTCCCGTCCGATAATCAAATGGTCATGGACCTTTATCTGTAAATTTCTGGCCACCTGCATCAATGTCCTTGTCAACTCCCGATCTTCCGGAGAAGGATAGGGCGAACCGGCCGGATGGTTATGGACCAGGATCAGAGCGGTTGCCTTTAACCTGATGGCCCTTTCCATGACCTTCCGGGGATAGACTACGGTTTGATCCACCGTCCCCTCCTGCAAAACTTCTTCTTCAATAACCTGATTCCGGGTATTCAGATAGATCAACCGGAATTGTTCGTCTTTCAGCCAGCCCATTTTAGACTGGCAATAATTAACCAGATCCATTGGAGAGGTGATCACATCCTGAGCCTCAAGCAAGCGATCGCGGAGATAACGGTCCGAGGCTTCTTTAATCAGTTTAAAAAGTAAGCCGCTATGCTCTCCAAGCCCTTGATATCTTTTGAGTTCTTCAACAGGGGCTTCTAATATCCCTCTCAGGGAGCCAAAAGTCTGTAACAGCGCCTTGGCCAGAGGTTTGGTATCCTTCCGGGCCTGGGCATAAGTCAAGATGAGTTCCACCACCTCGTAATCTTGAAACGATTCCAATCCGGACCGGACAAAGCGGTCCTTCAACCGTTTTCGATGACCTAAATAATGGGGAACTTCTTCTTCCTGAGGAATAAACTCTCCCCCTTTTGACAGGAAAATAACTTTCAGGGATCAGGGTTCGGGGATCAGTTGAAGAGAAAGTTGCAAGTTTCAAGTTGCAGGTGTAAAAACCTTGGACCTTGCACTTTGCCCATCGCCTATAGCCCTTTGCCCCTTTTAATCCATTTTCAAGCCCCATGGCGCCTGCCGGGCATGAAATCCGATTACCAATACCTTATAAAATTTATTATTTTATCATACTTAAAAGAAAAAACAATTATTTTTAATACTGTTGGTTGACAAATTTCAGGCAGCCATATATCTTCCTTTCTGGTACATAATATCCATGAATAAGGATGGATCCGGAAGGATATCCAGGCATGTCTTTTTCAACCATTCCCGACCTTTCCACAAAAGATTTGATGGCCTCCCGCTCTCTATTTTCGAGGATCTTCCATGATCTTTTCCCTTTCCAGTCTATCAATTTTTATTTTCCCGAACACCCTCAGTCGGCTTTGAGTTGGAAGGAAGGGGGAAAACTGGAAGAGTTTGTGGAAGTACGGTGGGTTACTGAATATGAAATGCATTATGATCCGGTGCGGAAAAGGCTTTTTTGGCCCTTGGCCTTTCACGGCAAATCCATAGGATTTTTGGTCTTCTTTGGTTTCTCCCAGCTTCCGGATGACCGGGAAAGGCACCTTCTGGAGCGTCTATCCAGCCTGGCCCTCGATATGGCGGCCTTAAAAAAACAGGTTCAGTTGGATCCGGTTACCGGGCTTTATCATGAATGGGCCTTTCGGAAATTATTAATTCGGATAATAAAGGATTGGTCTAAAAAAGGGGGCGAGCTAAAACCGGAAAAATTGAGTCTGGCCGGGGGACAACCTTCCCAGACCATGATCCTCGGCTTCCTTTCCCTTCATTCCAAACAGAACAAGACCGGTACCTTTTCAACCTTCCTGGAAACGGATTCTCAAATCTGGTTAAAAGATCTTCCCGGTTGTTTCCCGGCAGGAACGATCCTGGCCGCCATTCATCATCAGCCCCTGATTATCGGTTTTGTAATCCCTTCTTTGGAAGAGGGGGATGGTCCATCTTCCATACCCTTCCGCATTTCTTCCGAAATCGATCAGAAATGGATCTATCAAGTCGGCTGGGCAGGTCTTGATCATCGAGACCAGGAAACTTTTCAAGGAAACCCTTCAAAGTATTCCTTAATGACCACCTGGTGGGACAAGGCCTGGACGGCCCTGGAACTTGCTAAAAATTGGGGAGAAAATTTTGTCCTGGGCTATGATGAAATACTTTATCAGGCCGGGAAGGTGTTGGATCTCCTCCCCAGCCATCGGATAGTCATCAATCTGGGGCAAAAAGCCGGGGTCAGTCCCTTTATGCGTTTTTCAATTCCGGAAGAGGACAACCCGGATCAGGAGAAAGGGTTGGCCATTCCACTCGAGATCCAGGAAGATCTCTGTATTGCCGAGATCGTCTATCTTAGGGAATCGGGAAAACCCATCCTGAAAAATGATCGGGTACGACTGGTTTCCCCTTTAAGTCAAAAGATGGGAGCGACCAAAGGGGAGATCCTTTTGTCCAATGGTCCTCTTCGTTCTTTTCAAATGTTCCAACTGAAGTTTCGGGAAGCCTTAAAAAGCACCGAAAAATTTTCTCTCCTCATCGGACGGCTGGATGATTATACCGACCGCCTCAAGCTCTGGGGCGAAAACAGTCTCCTGGAAATCCAAAAAGAAATGAACCTTAACCTTGAGGAGAATCTCCCGGCCAACGGGGTAATCGGTCCCTACGGCCGCGACGGGTTCATTCTTTTTGTCCCGGAAATGGATCAGGAAGAGGCCGGATTGTGGGCCAGGAAGGTAAGCGAACACTTGAAACAAACGCTCAATCTTTCCCTTTCCTTTGTCCTGGCCGATTACCCCTGCGTCCCTTTCCATAAAGGGGAGATCCTGGATAATACCATCAAGACCCTGGATCATCTGGCCTTCCTGGGGCCTGGTTCCATTGTCGTCTTTGATTCCGTCACCCTTAACATCAGCGGGGACAAACTCTATAACCATGGAGAGGTCCAGGGGGCCGTCCGGGAATATGAAAAGGCCTTGATTTTGGACCAGAACAACATCAATGCCTTAAACAGCCTGGGGGTTTGTTATGCCAATCTGGGCCAACTTCATCAGGCCGTTGAATCCTTCCACCGGGTCCTGGCCCTTTCTCCGGAAGATTTTATGGCTTCCTTTAATCTCGGATTTTCCTATGCCCGGTTGGGTGAGGGGGGAAAAGCCCTCCAGACCTGGGAAACCCTGGCCCAAAAAAATGGGGCACCCTTTGATTTGGCCTATCATCTGGGCCGGCTTTACCGGGACCAAAAGGATTTGCACCGGGCACTGAACTGGTTTAAAAAGGCCGAAGAGACTCCGGATAAGAAAGGGTTTATTTATCGGGTTCTGGGGGAGTGCGAAGAATCCCTGGGGAAACAGAAGGAGGCTACGGCCTATTATAAAAAAGCCTTGAAAATTCATCCCCAGGACGCCTTTTCCTTGAGCCATCTGGGGGCCCTTTACCTTGGTCAGGGGGAAAGCATCAAGGTGGCTTTGTCTCTTTGCCAACAGGCCACCCGAATCGAGCCGGACAAAGGCCTTTATTGGTTGAACCTGGGCAAGGCCCTGTTGATGAATGGGTTCCCAAAAAGGGCGGTAAATGCCTTGAACCAGGCCTTGTCCCGCGGGGATGAGATCAAAGAGGTTTACCGGCTTTTGGGTCTGGCCTTACAAACCCTCGGGAAAGAAAAAGAATCCCAGGACTGTTTTTTGGAGGCCCTCAAAAGGGATCCCCATGATGAAGAAATCAAAAGCTATCTGAAGGAAGAAAAGAGTTAACAGAGAGGCGCTATGATTGAGATCGATATCCCGGGTTTCGGCCCGGTGCGGTTGGCCCATCTGGTATCGGACTTTACCGGGACCCTTTCCGTGGACGGCAGGCTACTTCCCGGCGTCAAGGACGCCTTAAACCAACTGGCCCGATTGTTGACGATTCATATCCTGACGGCCGACACCTTCGGGAGGGCCAAAGAGGAACTGGCCGGGGTTCCATGCCTGATCCATATCCTGACCGGCCCGAATCACGATGTGCAAAAAGAGGACTACCTAAAAAAGCTCGGCCCGGAATCGGTCGTCGCCTTTGGAAACGGGAACAACGACCGTCGGATGCTGAAATCAGCCAGGGTGGGGATTGCCGTTTCCGAAGGGGAAGGGTGCGCCGTCGATGCCATCCTGGCCGCCGATATCCATGTCCGCAGTGCCCTGGACGGCCTGACCCTGTTGCTCAACCCCTTGAGGTGCAAGGCCACTTTGAGATTTTAAAAGCGGATTCAATCCAAACTGGTTGAATTCGACCAGTTTAAAGCCGGGATTATTCGATTACCCCATAGGCATCTCGCCGGATTTTTTATTCTTCTAATTCATTTCCGACAAATTTCCGATAAAACATACGACCTGCCGCGGTTCGAACTATCGGCAATGCGCTGCGGCTCCAGTTGTGGAGCATAGTATTTTGCACGTAGTACAGTGCCTCATCCACATCTTTGCATTTGGTGATGATTTGCGATGTTATGGCCCCAGGGGATGGCCGTAATTTGGGCAACAATCTGTTGCCCGATCTCGCTCTGCGGTGTTTGCGGAACAGGTTGTTGCCCAATTGGTTCACGTTGGCTATAGAAGAGATGCCACTGTCTGACATATTTCAAATTCCGTAATGATCTTTTCCAGCTTCGCCCCTTGGGCGATGGGGTTCGACTCCTGCCCATAAATCGAAATATCCTTGATGTTGCCCTGATGGCTGAGGACAAACTTCTCGCTCTGGACGAACATGCCGCCCGAGCCGCAACAGCCGTCATAAACGCGTCCCTTGTAAGGCTCCAGCATTTCGACCAGAAGTTTGACTATACTTTGCGGAGTCCAGAACTGCCCTCCTTTCTTGCCTTCGGCGTCGGCAAACTGGCCGAGGAAGTATTCATACACCCGCCCAAGTAAATCCTGTGATTGGTGGCCATCCTGATTAAATCCGATTGTTGCGATGAGGTCGATCAACTCACCAAGACGCTGCTTACTCAAATCGGGATCGGCAAAAATTTGGGGCAGAACCCCTTTGAGTGGAGGATTGATTTTCTCGATGGCCTCCATGGCCTCGTCAACGAGCTTGCCAATCCCCGGCTGCTTGGCCCGGTCTTGAAGGAATTGCCAGCGGGCTTTCTCGGGCACAAAGAAGATATTGTGGGCCAGGTATTCGTCCCGATCCTCCGGGTCTGCCCCTTCGAACTCCCCCTTTCCTTCTTTCAGTTTCTCATGCAGGTCGTTGAAGGCATCGGAGATGTATTTGAGAAAGATCAACCCTAAAACGACGTGCTTATACTGCGCCGCATCCATATTATTGCGCAGCTTATCCGCCGCCGCCCAGAGCGTTCTTTCCAATTCGTTGTTATCTGCCATTTAGTATCTCCTGATTTCGTTACTGAGGTCAATCTTGTCGGCAATCTCTTTCAACTCCTGAGATTAAAACAACCAACTCAGAAATCTTGTTCGCTCCGAACTGTCGATTATCTCGTTAAGGCCGATGGTGCCGTCATTTTCTATGTTATCGAATATCTTAGATCCACCGTCGTGAAAACAAAAACCCCATTTTCTTCAAAAAATGGGGTTTTTGTTAGACTGCTTCATGGACCAGCCTTTCGGGTTAGGGTTACCAGCCGAAAAACTATTTAATGATGAACAACTTAAACCATAACAAACAGTTAAAGTCAATCCCAACTTTTTGCCGAATCATTTTCTGCCAAAGGTGTCTTACTTCTCTTTGAGGTGGAAGGATCGAGGGGATGGAAATGCGGTCGTTTTCTTATCATTTTAAAACTTACCACAATCGGGACGTTGATTCCGAGTTGCATAACAGTAAACCCTTCTATCCTCCACCAAAAACTTAATCCAAATTCCCTTTGGGGTGTATCATGAGGTGTGACTTGGGCCTCTTCTTGGACATAAACCTGTTTAATCACTTGTTCCCCGGATTCGCCTTTATATCGATTGTAGTGCTAACGGTGACATTGAGCTTGATTTCCCCCTCGGTTGTCGTTCCTCTCAAGGGACCACCTCCCAATATCCACCTTTATCCGGACCGACACGGCGAATAAAGCCTTTTTGTTTCAATGTCGTTAGGTTTTTGTCTATGGCGGTTGTGCTTATGCCCAGTGATTGGGCCATTGCCTTTTTTGATACCCGAGGGTTACGAGCTATCAGTATCAGGATTTTTTTCTGATTTTCCGCCAACCCTTCCACCAACCCTTCCACCAACTCTGGAGGCCTACCCCTCTCTTTTTCTTTCAGGGCAAATTCCGGCGAGCGATAGAAAATGGCCCGGAAGAAGGCGTTCGGTACGAAGGTCGGTTCGCGAAGTCCCGCCGCTGCCATGGCATCCTTCATTTTCTGGATTCCCATGCCAATACGCTCGACCTTGTGCAAACGGAAGAACAGATCAGCAATTATTTCATTTCGCCGCACCGAAACTTTGCCAAGGTCCTGAATTGAAAGACCTTCAGGTAGACTGCCTGGGTTCACGATCTCCACCCGGTCATCATAGACCTCGACACTGACCTGCGTACCGGTGATGCTGTAGTCGCGGTGCATAAGGGCATTCACCAATGCCTCTCGTAAGACATCGAGGGGTATCTCGTAAATGTCCTCCCGATCGAATCCCCGGATTTCACTTCGGATGTTTAGATGTTTTTTTAAAAACGCAACGGCCTCATTGAGTTGGGTTAGCAAATCGTCCCTTACATCGCTACGGTCGTATATGTGGAGCCGGTCAGTCCCCTTAAAGGCCAGAAGTGTCATTTGGGCCTGATGCAGGTGGTCATAAACATCCTTGGCAAAGAAGAGAATACCCGCGTTTTTGACACCGGATTCATCGGCTACTTTCAGGCTGCGGAGGAAATCGGCGGCAGAGATATTGCCGAGATGGATATCGGCCTCTTTTATGAAAGAACGAATCTTGGCCTTGGAAATATCCTCAAAAGAGAACCCTCTGACCGTCCTTTCCTCAAAAGGAACCGTTTCATTTTCCCGGAACATGATCCGAATTTCCTGGTGACTCATCTTCTGGGTGGTCCCGTTAAGCCGCCTGAAATATCCGGCCCGGCAGCTATAGGGCTTTTCAGATCCTTCCGGCACCTCAATAGCCACTACATTATCTGTTTGAGTCATCTCAATGGCAATGGGGGGCTGGCAGTTCCTGGCCAGGCTGTTGATCCGTGCCTTCAGGTCGTTGGACAGGCGTTCCCCGGAAATGGAGCCGTTATCCCGGACTCCGAGTAGCAAGGTACCGCCCTTGGTGTTGGCAAAGGCTACCAGGTCTTCATCTATCCGAGGGGTGAATTTTTCCTTGAACTCTAAAGTAAGCCCCTCCCCTTCACGAATAAAAAGCTTTATCCTGTCAAGGTCCGTTTTCTTTTTAAAAGGGGGCTTCCCGGGCTGTTTCATGGACTAGCCTTTCGGGTTGGAAGTTTCAAAGTTGACGGCTATAAAAATCAATTTTACAAATTCAGTCGCCTTGGCAAAAAGGTTTTTGGCTTCCGTTTCGGTAATTAATCCGGCCACATCATAAATAGCTTGATTTCGTTTGTTGCGCATGCGGTCAAAATAGGAGATCAAATCCTCGTACTCCTCCCCCATGACGATTTTCATGAAGGTAAAGGTATTCTTATGACCTTCCCCGTGAGATGGACGATAGCCCTTAGCAAACATGTAAGCCCGGGAGGCCTGGAGGACGGCATTATAGGTTACCGCAAAACCCCAATCCCAATCCTCGGCCATTATTTTTCGTGCTGTTTTCAAATCCCTCTCTGCCCTGGCCAAAGCCCTTTTAATTTCTTGAAAGGATATTTTCTCCTTACGGATGCGTCCTTCTCTAAGGAGTTCCTCAAGATCCATGGCTGTCCCCTATAATAAAAATTTTCTCCCCGGCCAAAACGCGTGAGAGGAACCCTCCTTTTTCCTTCTGTCGCTTTTTAAACTCTTGAGGGGTCAGAAAGGTATAATTGATGGGGCGGTTCAGTTGCCCCTCGGCTTGACTGATAAACCGGTGCAGTTCAAGCTCATCAACATTCCCGACAATAAATAAATCTATGTCGCTGGTAGCTTTGGCCTCCGCCCGGGCTTGACTGCCAAAGACGAAGGCCAGGTCGATCCTGTCAGACACCGATGATAAAGCGGACCGAAGTACCTCTGCCAGCCCGGCTGTTTTCAATATCAGTCCTTTTAACTCAGGGAAAATGGGGCAACTACGTTTGGCCTTGAAATAGACCTGATTGCCCAGCTCGAAGCGCTCGATGATGCCTGCTTCGGTCAGCTTTTTTAATTCCCGCTGAACCGATCCTTGCCCGGCAGCGGTTATCCTGGCAATCTGTCGTAGATAAAAGGATTCCTCCGGGTTTGCAAAAAACAAAGCCAGCACTGCCCGTTTGGTCTTTCCAAAAAGAGCCACTGAAAGGATATCGGAAAATTGTTTTGTACTCATATTGGGTTCTATCGTACTCAAAATAGGATCAGAAATCAAGTCACATTCTCAGGGATGCCGCCCATCAGGTCATCTTCCAAAAACAAACCCTATTCGAAAGCCGGAATCCAAGCTAAAGAAAGTCCGTAACCCCCTGGATGCCGGATCGGGCCGGACCCCGTACTTGATACGGGGTCCGGCATGACGGAGAACAAACAAGCATGGAGGTTAATCCAGGGTTATTTTCGAACTAAACCTCATGCCCGGGGCGGGCGCCATGAGGCATGGGAATAGACCAGTCAAAGGCTTATTTAGGCACGGGTCAGGCGCAAAGCCTGACACACTGATTAACCATTTCATCCCTCAATCCAGACTTAACGGGATCGAGGGATACCCCATGGTTTTAACCGTGTAATCCGTGAAATCCGTGCCAAAAATCTATTTTCGAATTAAAATCTATTGGCCAAGATCGGTTGGTACATCCCGGTCTGGAAATAGCGACTATAGGGAAGGCATTTAGACAGGAGGAGAAAGGTTATATCTTTGGCGTGATCCTTTTCTTCTTCCAGGGAATCAAAATTTCCGCCTCCTTTGGAGATGATTAAATCGGAATTCTCGAACAACTCTCTGAACTCCGAGGAACATCGGGACAAGATGGTCCCCGGCACAGGGGCTTTCAGTCCGTTTTCTATAATTTTGGCCAGGCGGTCCATTCCCACACTTTGGGCCTCTCGGATAGTGACGTCGTTTAAAGCCGGCACACTCCGGACCACGAAGAAGACTTCAAGATCGTATAAGGTCCTGATGGTCTCTATCAGGACCTTATCAAAGACGATTTCTCCTGAATTATCCCCTAAGTAGAGTAATAGGCGGGCTTTATTTAATTTATCCCGGAAGGTCAGGAAGGATTTTTCGTCTATCGGCTGTTGCAACTCCTGGCCGAGGGCCTTTTCAACATCTATTGAACGATCGGAGATCATCAGGTCGATACCATTTCCCTGGATGGCCAATTGAACGGCGGTGAAAAGGGGATCGGATGATTCCTGAACCAATCGCTTTAAATGGGGATAGAGTTCCAACCCCTTTTTGTTTTGTTCTTCCTTTATGGCCTGGAACGGATCAGGTGTATTGAAGGTCTCCACGATTATATCCATGACCGGTTCAACGGCTCCCGCGCTGGTGAGATCCCAGTCAATGCCCCGCAAGGCAGGAATTTGGAGTATTTTAATCGTCAGTTCTTTAAGGACCGCCTCATCATCGGTCAATTTCCTGATGGCCGAGACGGCCATCTTTAAAATACAGGGGATGCAATCCGGTTTGATTAACAAATTTTTACCTTTCCATGTTTGATCAACGCGTTAAAAGACCCCGTCACCAGGCGAAAACCTGTTGCGATGATTCCGGCCAGGGAGGCGGAGTGAAGCGCTGCCTGGGCAGGCATTATATAACGTTAGGGTCCCCCTAAGTCAAGGGAGAACGAACTTTTCGCATGTAATCTCCTTTTAATTTGGTCTTCCCTTTTTTACCAATTTGGAGTATTTTTTTCATGGTGATTCCACGAAGTGTTCAAATTCAGGGAGCCACCTTCAGGTTCAACGACCTTTAACGCACACTCCGAAATTGGTCCAAGCGCAATGAAAGCCTTTAAAATCATAGATGAAAAAGTTTTAAATAATATTGTTCAAGGGATTAATGCGGCGGTCATTCTGCATGATCGGGAGCTTAAAGTCATTTTCATTAATGATCCCTTTGAAGAAATTTTTGAAATCAAAAAGGAAAATGCCTTAGGGAAAACACCCCTTGAATTTTTACCGGATTTCGACCAGAGGCATAAAGAGGCCATTGTAAAGCGATTAAAAAGTACCTTGCAAACCGGGGTAAAGAGCCTGACCCATGAATTTACCTATTATTCACCCCGTGGCAACCTGCACTATCTTTCAGCCATCTCTATTCCTATTTTCGACCACTCCAATCACATCACCTACGTCATGTCCATTGTTAATGACCTGACCAATCAAAAAAAATTGGAAAAGGAGGTGGTTGAATCCGCCAAACTATCTTCCATTGCCGATATGTCCTATACCTTAGCCCATGAAATCAACAACCCTTTGACCGGTATTAAATTGGGCCTTTCCACGCTATATGGAAGTCTTCAGAAAAAAGAAAATATTCAGATTTTGGACAGTGTCATGAAAGATCTAAACCGTATTCAAAAAACGGTCAGCTCTTTCTTGAAAGCCAAAAAAACCGAATATCGAATTAGAAAAAAAAATCAGCGGATTATAGGAGAAATTATTGAAGAAGTCCTCTTTCATTTGGGAGGTCAGTTAGAGTCGAAGAACATCACCGTGGAAAAAAAATTATGTACTCAAGACCAGGATGTTTTTATCGACCGGGATCGGATTTATCAATTATTGCTCAACCTGTTTTTAAATGCCTCTCAAGCCATTCCGGACAAGGGAGAGATCATCGTTTCCACCCGAATAGATTCACCGGAAGAAACTCTTTCGAGCCAAAAATCCTTTTTGTGTATTACGCTGGCCGATACCGGGATCGGGATAAACCAGAAGCATCTGCCGGAGATCTTTAAACCCTTTTACAGCTTAAAACCAGGAGGTACGGGATTAGGGTTGTCCATTTGTAAGGAGATCGTCTCGGCCCACAAAGGAATCATTAAAGTAGAGAGCCAAAGGGGATCAGGAACCATATTTACGATTTATTTACCTATTATTGACCAGGAAGGATCGGAGCAGTGGAATTAGCCAGAAGTATTTTAATTGTCGATGATGAGGAGAATATCAGAAAATATCTTGGCAATTCCTTGGCTCAAGACGGCTTCGAAGTCTATTCGGCCCAATACGGCAAAGAGGGCTTGACTCATTTAACCCGGAAACACATTGATCTGGTACTCCTCGATTTGAATCTCCCGGATATCAATGGTCTCGAGGTGTTGAAAGAAATAAAAAAAATGGATGTCCAGACCAATGTGATTATTATCACCGCCTACGGGGATATCAGCAGCGCAGTGGAAGCCATTAAATTGGGGGCCTTTGATTATCTTACCAAACCCTTTGATTATAATGAGATAAAAATCGTTATTGAAAAGGCCCTGAAATTGATCTCCTTAGAAAATCGGATCGAGGTTTTGGAACGGCAGATCGATCGCTACCAGTATGGGGAGCTTATTACCAGGAGCCGAAAATTTTATGATGTCCTGGATTTAGTCAATCGTATAGCCGACACCACCAGCACGGTAATGATTTATGGCGAGACCGGAACGGGGAAAGAATTGGTGGCCGCCATGATTCATAAAAAAAGCCAAAGGGCTAAGATGTCTTTCATTACCGTCGATTGCACCGCCCTTCCTGAAAATTTGTTGGAGAGTGAGCTCTTTGGTCATGAAAAAGGCTCTTTTACCGGTGCCATTGGATTGAAGAGGGGGTTATTTGAGGTCGCTCACAAAGGGACCCTCTTCCTGGATGAAATCGGGGATATGGAGTTGAAACTCCAGGCTAAAATTTTAAGGGTTCTGGAAAGTAAGCGCTTTCGACGGGTGGGCGGAGAAAAATATCTGGAAACGGATGTCAGGATCATCGCCGCCACCAACCGGGACTTAAAAACCTTAGTCGAAAAAGAGCAATTCAGAAGAGACCTCTTTTATCGCCTGAATGTCGTTCCGATTTACTTGCCTCCTTTACGGGAAAGTAAAGAGGATATCTTCCCCCTGATCGACTATTTCCTTCAAATTTTTAATAAAAAAATCGGCCGCAAAATATCCCAGGTGTCCAATGAAGCCTTAAAATACCTGATCGATTATCCCTGGCCGGGTAATATTCGGGAATTGAAAAATGTCATGGAACATATGATCATTACGAGCAATACCGAGATTATTAACCTGGAAGCCCTTCCGGCCGAAATCCGAGGCCTGGGCCAGGGCGTGGTTATGCCTGCTTATCAGGGAATACCGGCCGAATCCCAAAAACTCCCTGATTTCCGTAAAACCAAAAAAGAGCTGATCGAGGCCTTCGAAAAGGATTATCTCAATAAATTATTGGGAAAGACCGATTGGAATATTTCGAAAAGCGCCAGAGAAATCCATATGCATCGAAGCAGTTTTCAACGGCTGCTAAGAAAGTACAAACTCTCCCAGAATCCCTTTCTAAAGGACTCCTAAGAAGTTCATGGAAATATATACCCCGGCAACCTGCTTTCAGTCGCAGGTGTTCTAACCGGCTAAGTCTGAGAATTTATCTAGCAGAATTTTGAACTATCCTCGATTTTTTGCGTTGTTCGAAGATCGCTTCGCTTAAGGAGTCCCGCCAACGGCGGGATTTGAGGGAAGAGAGCAACTGCTGTGCGGCGAACCATTTTTGTGGCATGCAACAAAAATGCGTCACGTTTTGTCTTAAAATAT
The genomic region above belongs to Deltaproteobacteria bacterium and contains:
- the radC gene encoding DNA repair protein RadC, with translation MPQEEEVPHYLGHRKRLKDRFVRSGLESFQDYEVVELILTYAQARKDTKPLAKALLQTFGSLRGILEAPVEELKRYQGLGEHSGLLFKLIKEASDRYLRDRLLEAQDVITSPMDLVNYCQSKMGWLKDEQFRLIYLNTRNQVIEEEVLQEGTVDQTVVYPRKVMERAIRLKATALILVHNHPAGSPYPSPEDRELTRTLMQVARNLQIKVHDHLIIGREGHFSFLENNLI
- a CDS encoding tetratricopeptide repeat protein — translated: MSFSTIPDLSTKDLMASRSLFSRIFHDLFPFQSINFYFPEHPQSALSWKEGGKLEEFVEVRWVTEYEMHYDPVRKRLFWPLAFHGKSIGFLVFFGFSQLPDDRERHLLERLSSLALDMAALKKQVQLDPVTGLYHEWAFRKLLIRIIKDWSKKGGELKPEKLSLAGGQPSQTMILGFLSLHSKQNKTGTFSTFLETDSQIWLKDLPGCFPAGTILAAIHHQPLIIGFVIPSLEEGDGPSSIPFRISSEIDQKWIYQVGWAGLDHRDQETFQGNPSKYSLMTTWWDKAWTALELAKNWGENFVLGYDEILYQAGKVLDLLPSHRIVINLGQKAGVSPFMRFSIPEEDNPDQEKGLAIPLEIQEDLCIAEIVYLRESGKPILKNDRVRLVSPLSQKMGATKGEILLSNGPLRSFQMFQLKFREALKSTEKFSLLIGRLDDYTDRLKLWGENSLLEIQKEMNLNLEENLPANGVIGPYGRDGFILFVPEMDQEEAGLWARKVSEHLKQTLNLSLSFVLADYPCVPFHKGEILDNTIKTLDHLAFLGPGSIVVFDSVTLNISGDKLYNHGEVQGAVREYEKALILDQNNINALNSLGVCYANLGQLHQAVESFHRVLALSPEDFMASFNLGFSYARLGEGGKALQTWETLAQKNGAPFDLAYHLGRLYRDQKDLHRALNWFKKAEETPDKKGFIYRVLGECEESLGKQKEATAYYKKALKIHPQDAFSLSHLGALYLGQGESIKVALSLCQQATRIEPDKGLYWLNLGKALLMNGFPKRAVNALNQALSRGDEIKEVYRLLGLALQTLGKEKESQDCFLEALKRDPHDEEIKSYLKEEKS
- a CDS encoding HAD hydrolase family protein is translated as MIEIDIPGFGPVRLAHLVSDFTGTLSVDGRLLPGVKDALNQLARLLTIHILTADTFGRAKEELAGVPCLIHILTGPNHDVQKEDYLKKLGPESVVAFGNGNNDRRMLKSARVGIAVSEGEGCAVDAILAADIHVRSALDGLTLLLNPLRCKATLRF
- a CDS encoding SAM-dependent DNA methyltransferase; translation: MADNNELERTLWAAADKLRNNMDAAQYKHVVLGLIFLKYISDAFNDLHEKLKEGKGEFEGADPEDRDEYLAHNIFFVPEKARWQFLQDRAKQPGIGKLVDEAMEAIEKINPPLKGVLPQIFADPDLSKQRLGELIDLIATIGFNQDGHQSQDLLGRVYEYFLGQFADAEGKKGGQFWTPQSIVKLLVEMLEPYKGRVYDGCCGSGGMFVQSEKFVLSHQGNIKDISIYGQESNPIAQGAKLEKIITEFEICQTVASLL
- a CDS encoding putative DNA binding domain-containing protein; this encodes MKQPGKPPFKKKTDLDRIKLFIREGEGLTLEFKEKFTPRIDEDLVAFANTKGGTLLLGVRDNGSISGERLSNDLKARINSLARNCQPPIAIEMTQTDNVVAIEVPEGSEKPYSCRAGYFRRLNGTTQKMSHQEIRIMFRENETVPFEERTVRGFSFEDISKAKIRSFIKEADIHLGNISAADFLRSLKVADESGVKNAGILFFAKDVYDHLHQAQMTLLAFKGTDRLHIYDRSDVRDDLLTQLNEAVAFLKKHLNIRSEIRGFDREDIYEIPLDVLREALVNALMHRDYSITGTQVSVEVYDDRVEIVNPGSLPEGLSIQDLGKVSVRRNEIIADLFFRLHKVERIGMGIQKMKDAMAAAGLREPTFVPNAFFRAIFYRSPEFALKEKERGRPPELVEGLVEGLAENQKKILILIARNPRVSKKAMAQSLGISTTAIDKNLTTLKQKGFIRRVGPDKGGYWEVVP
- a CDS encoding HEPN domain-containing protein; its protein translation is MDLEELLREGRIRKEKISFQEIKRALARAERDLKTARKIMAEDWDWGFAVTYNAVLQASRAYMFAKGYRPSHGEGHKNTFTFMKIVMGEEYEDLISYFDRMRNKRNQAIYDVAGLITETEAKNLFAKATEFVKLIFIAVNFETSNPKG
- a CDS encoding nucleotidyltransferase domain-containing protein, which produces MSTKQFSDILSVALFGKTKRAVLALFFANPEESFYLRQIARITAAGQGSVQRELKKLTEAGIIERFELGNQVYFKAKRSCPIFPELKGLILKTAGLAEVLRSALSSVSDRIDLAFVFGSQARAEAKATSDIDLFIVGNVDELELHRFISQAEGQLNRPINYTFLTPQEFKKRQKEKGGFLSRVLAGEKIFIIGDSHGS
- a CDS encoding DUF89 family protein, whose translation is MLIKPDCIPCILKMAVSAIRKLTDDEAVLKELTIKILQIPALRGIDWDLTSAGAVEPVMDIIVETFNTPDPFQAIKEEQNKKGLELYPHLKRLVQESSDPLFTAVQLAIQGNGIDLMISDRSIDVEKALGQELQQPIDEKSFLTFRDKLNKARLLLYLGDNSGEIVFDKVLIETIRTLYDLEVFFVVRSVPALNDVTIREAQSVGMDRLAKIIENGLKAPVPGTILSRCSSEFRELFENSDLIISKGGGNFDSLEEEKDHAKDITFLLLSKCLPYSRYFQTGMYQPILANRF